GGACATTCAGGCACATAATGTCCACATCTTATACCCTGGAGGGTGGAGGGACATTCAGGCACATAATGTCCAACTTAAATTAATGTCAGTCCTTCCCTGATTCATTGTGTTATAGATCAGTGCAGAGTGTGTGTCAGGCTGTGTATGTCCTGATGGTCTGCTGTCTGATGGAAACGGAGGATGCATCAAGGAAGACCTATGTCCCTGTTCTCACAATGGAGTCTACTACCAACCTGGACATGTGCTCAAAGTAGACTGCAATACCTGGTAAAATCAACTTCtatccctcttcttcttcttcttcttcttcttcttcttcttcttcttcttcttcttcttcttcttcttcttcttcttcttttggaTATGTCAAATGCTTCCCTCTAAAATCTTCCCCTCTGATTATGTTTGCATCATTGTAGCACTTGCGAAGGCAGAAAATGGCAGTGTACCAAtaagcagtgtgatgggatgtgtGCCATATATGGAGATGGGCATTTCATCACTTTT
This is a stretch of genomic DNA from Oncorhynchus keta strain PuntledgeMale-10-30-2019 unplaced genomic scaffold, Oket_V2 Un_contig_17344_pilon_pilon, whole genome shotgun sequence. It encodes these proteins:
- the LOC127919657 gene encoding mucin-2-like, whose amino-acid sequence is ISAECVSGCVCPDGLLSDGNGGCIKEDLCPCSHNGVYYQPGHVLKVDCNTCTCEGRKWQCTNKQCDGMCAIYGDGHFITFDEKRFTFNGDCEYILTQDYCSNNPNGTFRVITENIPCGTTGTTCSKAIKLFLGVGTTVHKQLQTCIK